From the Daucus carota subsp. sativus chromosome 8, DH1 v3.0, whole genome shotgun sequence genome, one window contains:
- the LOC108198627 gene encoding piriformospora indica-insensitive protein 2, with translation MKGIIKSKASSKVLVFILYMSVVFGDGEEAETLGALMEKREQEALYSVIQGFVGKSWNGSDLYPDPCGWTPIQGVTCDIFDDGYWAVTALNIGLVHENSPSCVPDMEFSSELFALKHLKILSFVNCMVHKNHPITIPAKNWSALSGSLESLEFRSNPGLMGKIPISFGSLSNLQSLVLLENGLSGQLPTNLGNLINLKRLVLSGNQFTGQIPSNFGSLRRLLIMDLSRNSLSGTLPFTLGGLKSLLKLDLSNNKFMGSIPHEIEDLKNLTLLDLSRNKLSGFLINSLKELSSLEELVLSRNSITGSLMNLNWRNLQSLIILDLSEMNLTGEVPESISELKGLRFLGLNDNNLTGELSPKLAEMPNVTAMYINGNNFTGQLNFSESFYAKMGRRFGAWNNPNLCYTIGLTSDSLAPSGIAPCQYQT, from the exons ATGAAGGGTATCATAAAATCTAAGGCCAGTTCTAAGGTTCTTGTTTTTATACTTTACATGAGTGTTGTATTTGGTGATGGAGAAGAAGCTGAAACACTGGGAGCTTTGATGGAGAAAAGAGAGCAAGAAGCTCTGTACTCTGTCATTCAAGGGTTTGTGGGCAAGTCATGGAATGGCTCAGATCTCTATCCTGATCCTTGTGGTTGgactcctattcag GGTGTTACTTGTGATATATTTGATGATGGCTACTGGGCTGTCACAGCTTTAAACATTGGCCTCGTTCATGAAAATTCTCCTAGTTGTGTCCCAGATATGGAGTTCAGCTCTGAATTATTTGCCCTGAAGCACCTCAAAATCCTATCCTTTGTTAACTGCATGGTACACAAAAACCATCCAATTACAATCCCCGCGAAGAATTGGAGTGCGCTTTCAGGCAGTTTAGAGTCACTAGAGTTCAGATCAAATCCAGGCCTTATGGGAAAAATCCCCATCAGTTTTGGCAGCCTCAGTAATCTTCAATCACTTGTGCTCTTAGAAAATGGATTAAGTGGTCAATTACCGACAAATTTAGGCAACTTAATCAACTTGAAGCGGCTAGTACTGTCAGGAAATCAGTTTACAGGTCAAATTCCATCGAACTTTGGCAGCTTGAGACGGCTACTAATTATGGACTTGAGTCGAAACTCATTATCCGGGACTTTGCCTTTTACTCTGGGCGGGTTGAAGTCATTGTTGAAACTTGATCTTAGCAACAATAAGTTCATGGGAAGTATTCCCCACGAGATCGAAGACCTGAAAAATCTAACTTTGTTAGACCTCAGCAGAAACAAACTCTCAGGTTTTCTGATAAATTCACTTAAAGAATTGAGTTCTTTGGAAGAGCTGGTATTATCAAGAAATTCAATAACTGGAAGCTTGATGAATCTTAATTGGCGAAATCTACAGAGCCTAATTATCTTAGATCTCTCGGAAATGAACTTAACCGGTGAAGTTCCAGAGTCCATTTCAGAGCTGAAAGGACTCAGATTCTTAGGCCTTAATGACAACAATCTCACTGGTGAGCTCTCACCAAAACTAGCAGAAATGCCTAATGTTACTGCAATGTACATCAATGGAAATAATTTCACTGGACAACTTAATTTCTCCGAATCATTTTACGCGAAAATGGGGAGGCGTTTCGGGGCTTGGAACAATCCGAATCTCTGTTACACCATTGGCTTGACATCAGACAGCCTAGCTCCTTCTGGTATTGCACCATGTCAATATCAAACTTGA